A single window of Rubripirellula lacrimiformis DNA harbors:
- a CDS encoding SdiA-regulated/phytase-like domain-containing protein, producing the protein MIENDWRSRIWMAIPAMLLIGLMVIGVFQSANDDSSGKSSAMETDAGATAASKIRLDEARLVESSGLARSHHRDDAFWTHNDSGSKPELFAFDLTGRRLVRLRFPSIRKAIDWEDMASFVDDGVPRLLIADTGDNKGVRSTVSLHLCDEPGLDDDKQQADVQTIQVAFPDGPHDCEAVAVDVQRRLIVMLTKSGFPLCRVYAIPIPHFDDGQSIIQVQATAVTTLAMPMVTAADFDSATGDLWVINYFQAFRFAGTDPATPLSKMLAALPTAMDLPRLRQIEAMAVGPNSQVWVTSEGTPAWMQKVSQPGR; encoded by the coding sequence ATGATCGAAAATGATTGGCGCAGCAGGATCTGGATGGCAATTCCGGCAATGCTGCTTATCGGGTTAATGGTCATCGGGGTATTCCAGTCCGCCAACGATGACTCGTCCGGCAAGTCATCCGCAATGGAAACCGACGCCGGTGCCACAGCCGCATCCAAAATCCGATTGGATGAAGCGAGGTTGGTCGAAAGCAGTGGTCTGGCACGTTCGCATCACCGCGATGATGCATTTTGGACGCACAACGATTCGGGCAGCAAGCCGGAACTGTTTGCCTTCGATTTGACCGGACGCCGTTTGGTTCGGTTGCGATTTCCGTCGATCCGAAAGGCGATCGATTGGGAAGACATGGCATCCTTTGTCGATGACGGTGTGCCACGGTTGTTGATCGCCGATACGGGCGACAACAAGGGCGTCCGAAGCACGGTATCGCTTCACTTGTGTGACGAGCCCGGACTCGATGACGACAAGCAGCAAGCCGACGTGCAAACGATCCAGGTGGCCTTTCCCGATGGGCCACACGATTGCGAAGCCGTCGCCGTCGATGTCCAGCGGCGATTGATCGTGATGTTGACCAAGTCTGGTTTTCCACTGTGCCGCGTCTACGCAATTCCGATCCCGCATTTCGACGACGGCCAATCGATCATCCAAGTCCAGGCCACTGCGGTGACCACGCTGGCGATGCCGATGGTGACCGCGGCTGATTTTGATTCGGCGACGGGTGACTTGTGGGTGATCAACTACTTTCAGGCCTTCCGGTTTGCCGGAACCGATCCTGCCACGCCGCTGTCGAAGATGTTGGCGGCTTTGCCAACGGCGATGGATCTGCCACGCTTGCGACAGATCGAAGCCATGGCAGTGGGCCCCAACAGCCAGGTGTGGGTGACGAGCGAAGGCACCCCCGCCTGGATGCAAAAGGTTTCCCAGCCCGGTCGATGA
- a CDS encoding TlpA family protein disulfide reductase, translating into MSAPNPQSTTDTPTAPSTGTGPKIGLWIFVLAIVGATTMVMMGNRPRAENAALGKPSPQLDLVRLDSGTAMDPDDAAPAGTVRLLHFWGTWCGPCRMEYPHLAKRAQELTADPNFRFLPVSCESGAGETMGGLAEKTSDYFERENITSPAIADPRGITRRSAAERLEQPSLYYPTSMLIGPDGKIVGVWEGYTPSAVEEIAEAATSLLTQIP; encoded by the coding sequence GTGTCCGCACCGAACCCACAGTCTACCACCGACACCCCAACGGCCCCTTCGACCGGCACAGGCCCGAAGATCGGATTGTGGATCTTCGTGTTGGCCATCGTTGGCGCGACCACCATGGTGATGATGGGCAACCGCCCGCGAGCGGAGAATGCCGCGCTCGGCAAGCCATCGCCGCAATTGGATTTGGTGCGATTGGATTCGGGAACCGCGATGGATCCGGACGACGCCGCCCCCGCAGGCACGGTTCGGCTGCTGCATTTTTGGGGCACCTGGTGCGGCCCCTGCCGGATGGAGTATCCGCATTTGGCCAAACGGGCCCAAGAGTTGACCGCCGACCCGAATTTTCGTTTCCTGCCGGTATCCTGCGAATCGGGAGCCGGTGAAACGATGGGCGGATTGGCAGAGAAAACCAGTGACTATTTCGAACGCGAAAACATCACGAGCCCCGCGATCGCTGACCCTCGCGGCATCACCCGCCGCAGCGCGGCTGAGCGATTGGAACAACCGTCGCTGTACTATCCAACATCGATGTTGATCGGACCCGATGGCAAGATCGTCGGCGTCTGGGAAGGTTACACGCCCAGTGCGGTCGAAGAGATCGCCGAAGCGGCGACCAGCCTGCTGACGCAGATCCCTTAG
- the ribA gene encoding GTP cyclohydrolase II, translating into MPVELNTVPEAVEAIRAGEVVIVVDAEDRENEGDYICAAEKCTPEVINFMLSGRGQLCVSILPDAAKRLELTPVVVQNDAPLKTAFMTPIDIRSAKTGITASERAETIRRLASPECKVDDFVRPGHVYPLLAKQGGVLRRAGHTEAAMDLARMAGLGSAAALCEILDDSGERASRADLGQIAQKHNLKIISIEQLIAHRRVSEKLISRTAEARLPTKYGDFTIVVYGVQYEAQEPIALVFGDLTAEGNPALVRMHSSCFTGDLVASLRCDCGDQLHLALQMISSEGRGALIYLPQEGRGIGLAQKIRAYALQDKGMDTVEANHALGFKADMRDYGIGLQILKDLGLSEVRLLTNNPKKTEAFNLRGFDLRVVDQVPIVSDVNEHNQKYLETKRDKMGHNLPG; encoded by the coding sequence ATGCCAGTCGAACTGAATACTGTTCCCGAAGCCGTCGAAGCGATCCGAGCCGGTGAAGTCGTCATCGTTGTGGATGCCGAGGATCGTGAAAACGAAGGCGATTACATCTGCGCGGCTGAAAAGTGCACGCCGGAAGTCATCAATTTCATGTTGTCCGGCCGCGGCCAGTTGTGCGTGTCGATTCTGCCTGATGCGGCCAAGCGATTGGAACTGACACCGGTCGTCGTCCAGAACGATGCGCCGTTGAAAACCGCGTTCATGACACCGATCGATATTCGCAGTGCCAAGACTGGGATCACGGCATCCGAGCGAGCCGAGACGATTCGTCGGTTGGCGTCGCCGGAATGCAAGGTGGACGACTTCGTTCGTCCGGGCCACGTTTATCCATTGTTGGCCAAACAGGGGGGCGTGCTGCGCCGCGCCGGTCACACCGAAGCCGCGATGGACCTAGCACGCATGGCCGGCCTCGGTTCGGCCGCCGCGCTATGCGAGATCTTGGACGATTCGGGCGAACGAGCTTCGCGGGCCGATTTGGGCCAGATCGCCCAAAAACATAACCTGAAGATCATCAGCATCGAACAGTTGATCGCCCACCGTCGGGTCAGCGAGAAACTGATCTCGCGTACTGCCGAAGCCCGTCTGCCGACAAAGTACGGCGACTTTACGATCGTCGTGTACGGGGTCCAATACGAGGCGCAAGAACCGATCGCGTTGGTGTTCGGCGACCTGACTGCCGAAGGGAACCCGGCGCTGGTCCGAATGCACAGCAGTTGCTTTACCGGCGACCTGGTCGCATCACTGCGTTGTGATTGCGGTGACCAGTTGCACCTAGCCCTACAGATGATCAGCAGCGAAGGACGCGGGGCGTTGATCTACTTGCCGCAAGAGGGACGGGGCATCGGGTTGGCACAGAAAATTCGTGCTTATGCCCTGCAGGATAAAGGCATGGACACCGTCGAAGCCAATCATGCACTCGGGTTCAAAGCCGACATGCGCGACTACGGCATCGGGCTACAGATCCTGAAAGATCTGGGGCTTAGCGAGGTTCGTTTGTTGACCAACAACCCCAAGAAAACCGAAGCCTTCAACCTACGCGGCTTCGATTTGCGAGTCGTCGATCAGGTGCCGATCGTTTCGGACGTCAACGAACACAACCAGAAGTACCTGGAAACCAAACGCGACAAGATGGGCCACAACCTACCCGGTTGA
- a CDS encoding alpha/beta hydrolase, with amino-acid sequence MRSGELIPSATADHRNHNQCSDNQCSDDRSCDDHNGRRRTISPLWLAIVWLMIGSQTSLATDETVSVVTDQRYGETEGKAGLCDVYSPTGDVPTGGFPAVVVIHGGGWMSGDKWTLGSYARQLAENGFVAITINYRLAPTHPFPAQADDVRQALLWTNDNAKRLSIDLDRLGVFGYSAGGHLSLLIASLADEPVPQQAAASQWSASDSRWKSLPKIRAVCAGGPPCDFRSLPIDNTALAYFLGGSRREKPQLYAAASPAAHVSATDPVTQIIHGVTDLIVPIQASQSFHDAQIAAAVDSRMTAVPQQGHMLTFLNPSTRQTMVRFFQEVMPADAAEPSVPAASE; translated from the coding sequence ATGCGATCCGGAGAATTGATTCCGTCGGCAACGGCGGATCACCGCAACCACAATCAATGCAGCGACAATCAATGCAGCGACGATCGATCCTGCGACGACCACAACGGGCGGCGGCGGACGATATCGCCCCTGTGGCTAGCGATCGTGTGGTTGATGATCGGTTCGCAGACCAGCCTGGCAACGGACGAAACCGTTTCGGTCGTTACGGATCAACGATACGGCGAAACCGAAGGCAAAGCGGGTCTGTGCGACGTTTACTCCCCCACCGGTGACGTCCCCACAGGCGGTTTTCCGGCCGTGGTCGTGATCCATGGTGGCGGATGGATGAGCGGCGATAAATGGACGCTGGGAAGCTATGCTCGGCAATTGGCAGAAAACGGCTTCGTCGCCATCACGATCAACTATCGCTTGGCCCCGACGCATCCCTTTCCCGCCCAGGCCGACGATGTTCGCCAAGCCCTGCTGTGGACCAACGACAACGCCAAGCGTTTGTCGATCGACTTGGATCGACTCGGTGTGTTCGGATACTCGGCCGGTGGGCACCTGTCGCTATTGATCGCTAGCCTGGCCGACGAACCCGTCCCTCAACAAGCCGCTGCCAGCCAGTGGTCGGCGTCGGATTCTCGTTGGAAATCACTTCCCAAGATCCGTGCGGTTTGCGCCGGAGGCCCGCCCTGTGATTTTCGATCCCTGCCGATCGACAACACGGCACTGGCCTATTTTTTGGGCGGATCGCGGCGTGAAAAACCGCAGCTTTACGCTGCCGCATCGCCGGCGGCTCATGTTTCGGCTACCGACCCGGTGACTCAAATCATCCATGGCGTGACCGATCTGATCGTGCCAATTCAGGCAAGCCAGTCGTTTCACGATGCGCAGATTGCAGCGGCCGTTGATAGCCGCATGACCGCGGTCCCCCAACAGGGACACATGTTGACGTTCCTGAACCCCAGCACCCGACAAACGATGGTGCGGTTCTTTCAGGAAGTCATGCCGGCTGATGCCGCGGAACCCAGCGTCCCCGCAGCCAGCGAATGA